One segment of Streptomyces bathyalis DNA contains the following:
- a CDS encoding carbohydrate ABC transporter permease, producing MSDSTRTVKAVLPSARPRSRVRRPNYSLSVLATLAFVVVFVIPFAFIVVTAFKGEQEAAQLEFSLPGDWQIVENFQAVLEAGDYILIIAFINSVILTVASVTFMVVLGAMVAFVLQRRTSRTTGPMSFLVLAGLIIPPAVVPTIWVLQGLGLFKTLFGLILVEVAFHLPFCVLLFRAFISTVPRDLDESAVIDGAGPIRLFFRVIFPLLRPVTVTVIVVQSVNVFNDFVNPLYFLPGEENATVQQTLFNFQSQFESQYNLLFMDILLITIPPLIMFLFFNRQIVAGMTSGAIKG from the coding sequence GTGAGCGACAGCACCAGGACGGTGAAGGCCGTACTCCCCAGCGCGCGCCCACGTTCAAGGGTTCGCCGCCCCAACTACTCACTCAGCGTGCTGGCGACTCTCGCCTTCGTCGTCGTCTTCGTCATCCCCTTCGCCTTCATCGTCGTGACCGCGTTCAAGGGTGAACAGGAAGCGGCGCAGCTGGAGTTCTCACTGCCCGGCGACTGGCAGATCGTCGAGAACTTCCAGGCCGTCCTCGAGGCCGGCGACTACATCCTGATCATCGCGTTCATCAACAGCGTGATCCTCACCGTCGCCAGTGTCACCTTCATGGTCGTCCTCGGTGCGATGGTGGCGTTCGTCCTCCAGCGCCGCACCAGCCGGACGACCGGGCCGATGAGCTTCCTCGTGCTGGCCGGACTCATCATCCCCCCGGCCGTCGTCCCCACCATCTGGGTCCTGCAAGGGCTCGGGCTCTTCAAGACCCTTTTCGGCCTGATCCTCGTCGAGGTGGCCTTCCATCTTCCCTTCTGTGTCCTGCTCTTCCGGGCCTTCATCTCCACCGTCCCGCGCGACCTCGACGAGTCGGCCGTGATCGACGGCGCCGGCCCGATCCGCCTCTTCTTCCGCGTCATCTTCCCCTTGCTGCGCCCGGTCACGGTCACCGTGATCGTCGTCCAGTCGGTCAACGTCTTCAACGACTTCGTCAACCCGCTCTACTTCCTGCCCGGCGAGGAGAACGCCACCGTCCAGCAGACCCTGTTCAACTTCCAGAGCCAGTTCGAGAGCCAGTACAACCTCCTGTTCATGGACATCCTGCTGATCACGATCCCGCCGCTGATCATGTTCCTCTTCTTCAACCGGCAGATAGTCGCCGGAATGACCTCTGGCGCGATCAAGGGCTGA
- a CDS encoding ABC transporter substrate-binding protein, producing MRFGIPARRSPALATLVALSISLAGCSSGSLGSSGDKDKLTLEFLVPTGPDSLPVGERLAKDFTASHPDIKVDVEARPGGGEGDNVVKTRLATGEMADVFLYNTGSLFQAIDPKKNLVPMTDEKWVGDLDDLFRPTASVGDQVYGAPAGSNMGGGVLYNRKVYADLDLKVPKTWDGFMANNAKIKKAGIAPVIQTYQETWTSQLFVLGDYHNVAAAEPDFAKEYTGNDVKYATSPDARRGFERLQDVHDAGYLNKGFASATYEQGLRMIGKGEGAHYPMLTNAISPVIEAVPAAKDDMGFFALPGEKAAQNGLTAWAPAAAYIPKSTEGEKLKAAKEFLAFIASPDGCKSLTKAQPPSGPYSVKGCELPADAPQAVKDTQRYFEDDAVTPALEFLSPVKGPALEQICIEVGSGIRSASKGAQLYDKDVAKQAKQLGLKGW from the coding sequence ATGAGGTTCGGAATCCCGGCCCGCCGTTCACCGGCGCTCGCCACGCTGGTGGCACTCTCGATCAGCCTGGCCGGATGCAGCTCGGGCAGTCTCGGTTCGAGCGGCGACAAGGACAAACTGACGCTCGAGTTCCTGGTCCCGACCGGCCCGGACAGCCTCCCCGTGGGCGAGCGGCTGGCCAAGGACTTCACCGCCTCGCATCCGGACATCAAGGTCGACGTGGAAGCGCGGCCCGGCGGCGGCGAGGGTGACAACGTGGTGAAGACGCGGCTGGCCACCGGCGAGATGGCAGACGTCTTCCTGTACAACACCGGCTCCCTCTTCCAGGCGATAGACCCGAAGAAGAACCTCGTGCCGATGACCGACGAGAAGTGGGTCGGCGACCTGGACGACTTGTTCCGCCCCACCGCCTCCGTCGGGGACCAGGTGTACGGCGCACCTGCCGGCTCGAACATGGGCGGCGGCGTGCTCTACAACCGGAAGGTCTACGCCGACCTCGACCTCAAGGTGCCGAAGACCTGGGACGGGTTCATGGCGAACAACGCCAAGATCAAGAAAGCGGGCATCGCCCCGGTCATCCAGACCTACCAGGAGACCTGGACCTCGCAGCTGTTCGTTCTGGGCGACTACCACAACGTCGCCGCCGCCGAGCCGGACTTCGCCAAGGAATACACCGGCAACGACGTCAAGTACGCCACCTCTCCGGACGCGCGCCGGGGCTTTGAGCGCCTCCAGGACGTTCATGACGCCGGCTACCTCAACAAGGGCTTCGCCTCGGCGACGTACGAGCAGGGCCTGCGCATGATCGGCAAGGGAGAAGGCGCGCACTACCCGATGCTGACCAACGCGATCAGCCCCGTGATCGAAGCCGTGCCCGCGGCCAAGGACGACATGGGCTTCTTCGCGCTCCCCGGCGAGAAGGCCGCGCAGAACGGGCTGACAGCCTGGGCCCCGGCCGCGGCGTACATCCCGAAGTCGACCGAGGGAGAGAAGCTCAAGGCAGCCAAGGAGTTTCTCGCCTTCATCGCGAGTCCTGACGGCTGCAAGTCCCTCACCAAGGCGCAGCCTCCCTCGGGGCCCTATTCGGTGAAGGGCTGCGAGCTGCCCGCCGACGCGCCGCAGGCGGTCAAGGACACGCAGCGCTACTTCGAGGACGACGCTGTGACGCCCGCTCTGGAGTTCCTCTCCCCGGTCAAGGGCCCGGCGCTGGAGCAGATCTGCATCGAGGTCGGCTCGGGTATCCGCTCCGCATCCAAGGGCGCGCAGCTGTACGACAAGGACGTGGCCAAGCAGGCCAAGCAACTGGGCCTCAAAGGCTGGTGA
- a CDS encoding glycoside hydrolase family 78 protein, giving the protein MAHTNVSPVRFEHRDSSPLGIGTATPRLSWQVTTDDPDWHQTSYELDCDGTVVRVDTAEQLLVPWPFTPLTSRARATVRVRVASGESWTHWSEPATVEAGLLAPEEWDARFISPAILGRIGDPAPILSRTVTLRSGVGIASARLYATAHGVYTATLNGVRVGDEILAPGWTSYGNRLRYATHDVTELLRAGHNELSVLLGNGWYRGRLGWSEPPRALYGDRLALLAQLEVTYTDGSTQTVVTDEQWSAHNSSVLADDIYDGQRTDLRPATTAGAADTVEVVEADLGRLVAPEGPPVRATEVVPAVKVWASPSGRTLIDFGQNLVGWVRLTARPPHDATEVTIRHAEVLDEHGELGVRPLRTAEATDTYLLPTADAAGGNNKQHEALVLEPSLTFHGFRYAEVTGLNGLAPADAEAVVIGTDLRRTGWFSCSDPDVNQFHQNVVWGMRGNFLDVPTDCPQRDERLGWTGDIQVFSPTAAFLFDTAGFLSSWLADLDADQHPDGAVPFVIPDVLREEHPTAAAWGDAATVVPSVLHERYADPEVLRGQFDSMRAWTDVVASRTTDGVVVGGFQFGDWLDPDAPPDNPFAAKADPDVVATACLARSAGLTAEAARITGRDGDAERYAALADRTRDAFIRHYVTSAGRVLSDAPTVYALAIAWDLLPTPAQRAGAGERLADLVRSSAFRIATGFVGTPLITDALTTTGHPDLAYRLLLERGCPSWLYPVTMGATTVWERWDSMLPDGTINPGQMTSFNHYALGAVADWLHRTLAGLAPAAPGYRHITIRPVPYPAFTHAEARHVTPYGEASAAWRREGDQLTVEAVVPPGSTATVHLPGADPTKGPVEVRHGRHSWTVPVPAAPAAELTTVRDLIDAPKLWKDAVNLLIDHGLGRDASDIARRAGRYLNVPPLDLPLHLAGKSGDSSAAAARRALADLL; this is encoded by the coding sequence ATGGCCCACACCAACGTCAGCCCCGTCCGCTTCGAACACCGCGACAGCTCCCCGCTCGGGATCGGCACCGCGACCCCGCGCCTGTCATGGCAGGTCACCACCGACGACCCGGACTGGCACCAGACCTCGTACGAACTCGACTGTGACGGCACGGTCGTTCGCGTCGACACCGCCGAACAACTCCTGGTGCCCTGGCCGTTCACGCCCCTGACCTCCCGCGCCCGCGCCACGGTCCGGGTGCGGGTCGCTTCCGGAGAGAGCTGGACGCACTGGAGCGAGCCCGCCACCGTCGAAGCCGGCCTGCTGGCGCCGGAGGAATGGGACGCACGGTTCATCAGCCCCGCCATCCTGGGCCGGATCGGCGACCCGGCACCGATCCTCAGCCGCACCGTGACTCTGCGCTCGGGCGTGGGCATCGCCTCGGCGCGGTTGTACGCCACCGCGCACGGCGTCTACACCGCGACCCTCAACGGCGTTCGCGTCGGCGACGAGATCCTGGCTCCGGGCTGGACCAGCTACGGCAACCGCCTGCGCTACGCCACGCACGACGTCACGGAGTTGCTCCGTGCGGGCCACAACGAGCTGTCGGTGCTGCTGGGCAACGGCTGGTACCGGGGCAGGCTGGGCTGGAGTGAGCCGCCCCGCGCCTTGTACGGCGACCGGCTCGCACTGCTGGCCCAGCTGGAGGTGACCTACACCGACGGCTCGACCCAGACCGTCGTCACCGACGAACAGTGGTCCGCGCACAACAGCAGCGTCCTCGCCGACGACATCTACGACGGGCAGCGCACCGACCTGCGTCCCGCCACCACGGCAGGTGCAGCGGACACCGTCGAGGTCGTCGAGGCGGACCTCGGCAGGCTGGTCGCGCCCGAAGGGCCGCCCGTGCGGGCCACCGAAGTCGTGCCCGCCGTGAAGGTGTGGGCCTCCCCCTCGGGCAGGACGCTCATCGACTTCGGCCAGAACCTCGTCGGCTGGGTCCGCCTCACCGCCCGCCCTCCCCACGACGCGACAGAGGTCACCATTCGCCACGCCGAAGTCCTCGACGAGCACGGCGAGCTCGGCGTACGCCCACTGCGCACCGCTGAGGCCACCGACACCTACCTCCTCCCCACCGCCGACGCCGCGGGCGGGAACAACAAGCAGCACGAGGCGCTGGTGCTGGAACCGAGCCTGACCTTCCACGGCTTCCGCTACGCCGAGGTCACCGGCCTGAACGGGCTCGCCCCGGCCGACGCGGAGGCCGTCGTCATCGGCACCGACCTGCGACGCACCGGCTGGTTCTCCTGCTCCGACCCTGACGTCAACCAATTCCACCAGAACGTCGTCTGGGGCATGCGCGGCAACTTCCTGGACGTTCCCACCGACTGCCCCCAGCGCGACGAACGCCTCGGCTGGACCGGCGACATCCAGGTCTTCTCACCGACGGCCGCCTTCCTCTTCGACACCGCCGGATTCCTCTCCTCCTGGCTCGCCGACCTCGACGCCGATCAACACCCCGACGGCGCCGTGCCGTTCGTCATCCCCGACGTCCTGCGCGAGGAGCACCCGACCGCCGCCGCCTGGGGCGACGCCGCAACCGTCGTGCCGTCGGTGCTCCACGAGCGCTACGCCGACCCCGAGGTCCTTCGCGGCCAGTTCGACTCCATGCGCGCCTGGACCGACGTCGTCGCATCCCGCACCACCGACGGTGTCGTGGTGGGGGGCTTCCAGTTCGGCGACTGGCTCGACCCCGACGCGCCGCCCGACAACCCCTTCGCCGCCAAGGCCGACCCCGACGTGGTCGCCACCGCCTGCCTGGCCCGCTCCGCCGGGCTCACCGCCGAGGCCGCTCGCATCACCGGCCGCGACGGGGACGCCGAACGCTACGCCGCCCTCGCTGACCGCACCCGAGACGCCTTCATCCGCCACTACGTCACCAGCGCGGGCAGGGTGCTCTCCGATGCCCCGACGGTCTACGCCCTGGCCATCGCCTGGGATCTGCTGCCCACCCCGGCGCAGCGCGCGGGGGCCGGGGAGCGGCTGGCGGATCTGGTGCGCAGCAGCGCCTTCCGCATCGCCACCGGCTTCGTCGGTACTCCGCTCATCACCGACGCCCTCACCACCACGGGCCACCCCGACCTCGCCTACCGCCTCCTCCTCGAACGCGGCTGCCCCTCCTGGCTCTACCCGGTCACCATGGGTGCGACCACCGTCTGGGAACGCTGGGACTCCATGCTCCCCGACGGAACGATCAACCCCGGCCAGATGACCTCCTTCAACCACTACGCCCTGGGCGCCGTCGCCGACTGGCTGCACCGCACCCTCGCCGGCCTGGCCCCCGCTGCCCCCGGCTACCGGCACATCACCATCCGGCCCGTCCCCTACCCCGCGTTCACTCACGCCGAGGCGCGCCACGTCACTCCGTACGGTGAGGCGAGCGCGGCCTGGCGCCGCGAAGGTGACCAACTCACCGTCGAGGCCGTCGTCCCGCCCGGCTCCACGGCGACCGTCCACCTCCCGGGCGCCGACCCCACCAAGGGCCCCGTCGAGGTGCGGCATGGCCGTCACTCCTGGACCGTTCCTGTGCCCGCCGCCCCCGCCGCGGAGCTCACCACCGTCCGCGATCTCATCGACGCCCCGAAGCTGTGGAAGGACGCCGTCAACCTGCTCATCGACCACGGCCTTGGCCGGGACGCCTCGGACATCGCCCGGCGGGCCGGGCGCTACCTGAACGTGCCTCCGCTCGATCTGCCGCTCCACTTGGCGGGGAAGAGCGGGGACAGCAGCGCAGCGGCAGCCCGCCGAGCGTTGGCAGACCTGCTCTGA
- a CDS encoding DedA family protein, which yields MTIVSDTLGQVPAGAAYMMVTVAVLAESVLLIGAFIPTLTLLLTAGALAQTGFLNLPLVIAAAMCAVVAGDFVAHRTGGLLGDRLRTGRLGCRVPAAAWRRAETLMARCGGQAVFLSRFVPVVRTVTPHVAGATRLPYRRIAPYSVMAALLWATAEAGIGYAAATSLQRALAVGPVLAAVAATGAGAALVWAKMRRRRSSRSQASGAHGPGTESPALPFHAVATREKL from the coding sequence ATGACGATCGTGTCCGACACGCTGGGCCAAGTGCCCGCCGGCGCCGCCTACATGATGGTGACGGTGGCCGTCCTGGCCGAGTCCGTCCTGCTGATCGGTGCCTTCATTCCCACCCTCACACTGCTGCTGACGGCCGGTGCGCTGGCACAGACCGGGTTCCTGAACCTCCCGTTGGTGATCGCGGCCGCCATGTGCGCCGTGGTCGCGGGGGACTTCGTCGCGCACCGCACGGGAGGACTGCTCGGCGACCGCCTGCGCACCGGAAGGCTGGGCTGCCGCGTCCCCGCTGCGGCGTGGCGGCGTGCCGAGACCCTGATGGCTCGCTGCGGTGGCCAGGCCGTCTTTCTCTCCCGCTTCGTTCCGGTGGTCCGCACCGTCACGCCCCACGTTGCCGGTGCCACCCGTCTGCCTTACCGCCGCATCGCCCCTTACAGCGTCATGGCCGCGTTGCTCTGGGCCACCGCCGAGGCCGGCATCGGATACGCGGCCGCGACGTCACTTCAGCGCGCTCTCGCCGTAGGCCCCGTACTCGCCGCGGTCGCGGCAACAGGGGCTGGGGCAGCACTGGTATGGGCGAAGATGCGCCGCCGCCGTAGCAGCCGGTCCCAGGCAAGCGGCGCACACGGCCCCGGGACCGAATCCCCGGCGCTGCCGTTCCACGCCGTCGCGACGCGCGAAAAGCTATGA
- a CDS encoding MFS transporter, with translation MAHTTQGHDTPDDPAAVHRPREAVSRKAVIAGAIGNFVEWYDFVLYGAAAPILARVFFPGGDPQAAIMATFATFGVAFVARPFGAFILGNLGDRAGRRNVLAGVVLAMSIGTAVIALLPGYAQIGVWAPLLLLLLRALQGFAAGGEFGGSATFIVEYAPPGKRGRYGSWQTATVGLGSATATATVLLFTSILPESELDAWGWRIPFALALPLGVIGLYMRMKLEDTPDYKHVAERREELKSRPSVPVLEALRHHWKLILLGAAVVTGGTVSTYVFHNYIPAYLNSERGVPLSVALGGNLIGLLVYSGAALMWGRLSDRTGRKPILITGAVALLALIYPIFELDNAVNLAAIAAGQALFGICAAAIMGLVPTLLSEFFPTTVRMSALSVTYTLANALFGGTAPFVVAWLVGVTDTPNIVVVYCVAALLFTLAGALAIRETARRPMPDV, from the coding sequence ATGGCCCACACCACGCAAGGACACGACACCCCCGACGACCCTGCAGCTGTCCACCGGCCACGAGAAGCCGTATCCCGCAAAGCCGTGATCGCAGGCGCGATCGGCAACTTCGTGGAGTGGTACGACTTCGTCCTCTACGGCGCGGCCGCCCCCATCCTCGCCCGCGTCTTCTTCCCCGGTGGCGATCCGCAGGCGGCCATCATGGCCACCTTTGCCACCTTCGGAGTCGCCTTCGTCGCCCGGCCGTTCGGCGCGTTCATCCTGGGCAACCTCGGTGACAGGGCCGGCCGCCGCAACGTCCTCGCCGGGGTCGTCCTGGCCATGTCGATAGGCACCGCCGTCATCGCCCTGCTCCCCGGCTACGCACAGATCGGCGTATGGGCGCCGCTGCTCCTGCTCCTGCTCAGGGCCCTTCAAGGCTTCGCCGCCGGCGGCGAGTTCGGCGGTTCGGCGACCTTCATCGTGGAGTACGCGCCTCCCGGCAAGCGCGGCCGCTACGGGTCGTGGCAGACGGCCACAGTGGGACTGGGATCCGCCACCGCCACGGCCACCGTCCTGCTCTTCACCAGCATCCTTCCGGAGAGCGAACTCGACGCGTGGGGCTGGCGCATACCGTTCGCGCTGGCTCTCCCGCTGGGTGTCATCGGCCTCTACATGCGGATGAAACTGGAGGACACCCCCGACTACAAGCATGTCGCCGAACGACGCGAGGAGTTGAAGAGCCGGCCTTCCGTGCCGGTCCTGGAAGCCCTCCGCCACCACTGGAAGCTGATACTGCTGGGCGCCGCCGTCGTGACCGGCGGCACGGTCAGCACGTACGTCTTCCACAACTACATCCCTGCGTACCTCAACTCCGAACGTGGCGTGCCGCTTTCCGTCGCGCTGGGCGGCAATCTCATCGGGCTGCTCGTCTACTCCGGCGCCGCGCTGATGTGGGGCCGTCTCTCGGACAGGACCGGACGGAAGCCGATCCTGATCACCGGCGCCGTGGCTCTGCTGGCGCTGATATATCCGATCTTCGAGCTCGACAATGCCGTCAACCTGGCCGCGATAGCCGCCGGACAGGCCCTCTTCGGGATCTGCGCGGCAGCCATCATGGGCCTCGTCCCGACCCTGCTGTCCGAGTTCTTCCCCACCACCGTGCGCATGAGCGCGCTGTCGGTGACCTACACGCTGGCGAACGCCCTGTTCGGCGGCACAGCACCCTTCGTCGTCGCCTGGCTGGTCGGAGTCACGGACACCCCGAACATCGTCGTGGTCTACTGCGTCGCCGCGTTGCTGTTCACCTTGGCGGGCGCCCTCGCAATTCGCGAGACCGCCCGCCGCCCGATGCCGGACGTCTGA
- a CDS encoding glycoside hydrolase family 1 protein, with amino-acid sequence MTSAETGPHDAGADFPAGFLWGSATAAHQVEGGNVNNDWWAFEHDPSTAARESSGDGIDHFHRYEEDFTLLASMGHNAHRLSLEWSRIEPAPGEFSTSALSHYRRVLTALADRGLTAFVTLHHFTLPRWFAARGGWLAPDALELFERYCSRVAVELGDLMPFVCTVNEPQMVALHGYLEGYHPPGVTNAVLWKRVGRTLLAAHRVAVRAMRTGAGTPQCGLVVQLPLLAPARADDEGCRAFCETMRGEIVDLYLNGLSGRDRGDWLGVQYYRKQWVDSASPTLFAQPPAGVRISQMGWAVHADGLRLILHRASETGLPLYVTENGIATEDDSERVEYLASHLAAVAQAMAEGIDVRGYLHWSAFDNFEWAEGYVPKFGLIAVDRENDFVRTPKPSAYAFERIARTGRLSALPDPG; translated from the coding sequence GTGACCAGTGCCGAGACCGGTCCCCATGACGCGGGTGCCGACTTTCCCGCCGGCTTCCTCTGGGGCAGTGCCACGGCCGCGCACCAGGTGGAGGGCGGCAACGTCAACAACGACTGGTGGGCCTTCGAGCACGATCCCTCGACCGCTGCCCGCGAGTCGTCCGGCGACGGCATAGACCACTTCCACCGCTACGAAGAGGACTTCACGCTCCTGGCGTCCATGGGGCACAACGCCCACAGGCTGTCGCTGGAGTGGTCCCGGATAGAGCCCGCGCCGGGAGAGTTCAGCACGTCCGCTCTCTCGCACTACCGCCGCGTGCTCACCGCGCTGGCCGACAGAGGACTCACCGCGTTCGTCACGCTTCACCACTTCACGCTGCCGCGGTGGTTCGCCGCTCGCGGTGGCTGGCTCGCCCCTGACGCGCTCGAACTCTTCGAGCGGTACTGCTCGCGCGTCGCTGTGGAACTTGGCGACCTCATGCCGTTCGTGTGCACGGTGAACGAGCCGCAAATGGTCGCTCTCCACGGCTACTTGGAGGGCTATCACCCGCCGGGCGTCACAAATGCCGTGCTGTGGAAGCGAGTAGGCAGGACCCTGCTGGCCGCACATCGGGTCGCCGTGCGGGCCATGCGCACAGGAGCGGGCACCCCGCAGTGCGGTCTCGTCGTTCAGTTGCCGCTGCTGGCGCCTGCCCGAGCGGACGACGAAGGCTGCAGGGCGTTCTGCGAGACCATGCGTGGGGAGATCGTCGACCTGTACCTGAACGGTCTGAGCGGGCGCGACCGCGGCGACTGGCTCGGCGTCCAGTACTACCGCAAGCAGTGGGTCGACTCCGCGTCCCCCACCCTGTTCGCCCAACCACCCGCCGGCGTACGGATCTCACAGATGGGCTGGGCCGTGCACGCCGACGGCCTGCGTCTGATCCTGCACCGGGCTTCCGAGACCGGCCTGCCCCTCTACGTCACCGAGAACGGCATCGCCACCGAGGACGACTCCGAGCGCGTCGAGTATCTCGCCTCCCACCTCGCCGCCGTGGCACAGGCCATGGCGGAGGGCATCGACGTGCGCGGCTACCTCCACTGGTCGGCCTTCGACAACTTCGAGTGGGCCGAGGGCTACGTGCCCAAGTTCGGCCTGATCGCGGTGGATCGCGAGAACGATTTCGTCCGTACGCCCAAGCCCAGCGCCTACGCCTTCGAACGCATCGCACGAACCGGTCGCCTCTCTGCGCTGCCGGACCCCGGCTGA
- a CDS encoding carbohydrate ABC transporter permease, producing the protein MTTTLEAPEKRRSKKKRSPSSRGETRAGSAALKSAYPFGFYLPAGVVYTTLFLVPTVAAFFFSLTRWTLFDYEFIGLDNFEQFVREAALVKGLTNTLIYAVVTSGMKVVLGLLLAVLLTSQIIGRGFLRSLVFFPVLVSTIGVGITFTVLMHPSEGLINDALRVLGVEGPAWLTDPAWALLSVAFVDVWKGVGLATVIYIAGVVSIPREYYEAAEVDGAGPLAQFWRITVPLARPATVTVIILSLIGGLRTFDLIWTMTGGGPGFTSDVIASVIYKQYQAGFYGLSTAGNVVLFILVSAIVVPLFWFLNRKEAEL; encoded by the coding sequence ATGACCACCACCCTCGAGGCCCCCGAAAAGCGGCGGTCAAAGAAGAAGCGGTCACCGTCGTCGCGGGGTGAGACCCGGGCGGGGAGTGCGGCACTCAAGAGCGCCTACCCGTTCGGGTTCTACCTTCCCGCAGGGGTCGTCTACACGACGCTGTTCCTGGTGCCGACAGTCGCTGCGTTCTTCTTCAGCCTCACCCGCTGGACGCTCTTCGACTACGAGTTCATCGGCCTCGACAACTTCGAGCAGTTCGTCCGCGAGGCGGCGCTGGTGAAGGGCCTGACCAACACCCTCATCTACGCCGTCGTCACCTCGGGGATGAAGGTCGTCCTCGGGCTGCTGCTCGCGGTGCTGCTCACCAGCCAGATCATCGGACGCGGCTTCCTGCGCTCACTGGTCTTCTTCCCCGTGCTGGTGAGCACCATCGGCGTGGGCATCACCTTCACCGTGCTCATGCACCCGTCCGAGGGCCTGATCAACGACGCCCTCCGCGTGCTCGGCGTCGAAGGCCCGGCCTGGCTGACCGACCCGGCCTGGGCACTCCTGTCGGTCGCCTTCGTCGACGTCTGGAAGGGCGTCGGACTGGCCACCGTCATCTACATAGCCGGTGTCGTCTCCATCCCCCGCGAGTACTACGAGGCGGCCGAGGTGGACGGAGCGGGGCCGCTCGCCCAGTTCTGGCGCATCACAGTGCCGTTGGCGCGACCGGCGACGGTCACCGTCATCATCCTGTCCCTCATCGGCGGGCTGCGCACCTTCGACCTGATCTGGACGATGACCGGCGGCGGCCCCGGCTTCACCTCCGACGTCATCGCCTCGGTCATCTACAAGCAGTACCAGGCCGGCTTCTACGGTCTGTCCACGGCGGGCAACGTAGTGCTCTTCATCCTGGTCTCCGCGATCGTCGTTCCGCTGTTCTGGTTCCTCAACCGCAAGGAGGCGGAGCTGTGA
- a CDS encoding dihydrofolate reductase family protein has protein sequence MSKVVLDVSVSLDGFTAGPNVREAEPMGDGGERLHEWMAGSGPEGAIDAAVRREVDAAVGAAVIGRRTFDLGLGPWGGTPWPGVPSFVVTHRTREDLVGGNGGTFVFDGMRTAVERAREAAGGKDVLVLGADVARQLLTAGLLDEVHIHLVPILLGGGTPLFAGERAQLAAEGRAVSGAVTHLRFRVENSQVPAAS, from the coding sequence ATGAGCAAGGTCGTGCTGGATGTGTCGGTGTCCCTGGACGGGTTCACGGCCGGTCCGAACGTCCGCGAGGCGGAGCCGATGGGGGACGGCGGGGAACGGCTGCACGAATGGATGGCCGGGTCAGGGCCGGAGGGCGCGATCGACGCAGCGGTACGCCGGGAAGTGGACGCCGCGGTGGGGGCGGCGGTCATCGGACGGCGCACGTTCGACCTCGGCCTGGGCCCTTGGGGCGGTACGCCGTGGCCCGGCGTACCGAGCTTCGTGGTCACGCACCGGACACGAGAGGACCTCGTCGGCGGCAACGGCGGGACGTTCGTCTTCGACGGGATGCGGACGGCGGTTGAGCGCGCCAGGGAGGCTGCCGGGGGCAAGGACGTTCTGGTGCTGGGCGCCGACGTCGCCCGCCAGCTGCTCACGGCCGGCCTGCTCGACGAGGTCCACATCCACCTCGTTCCGATCCTGCTGGGCGGCGGAACCCCGCTGTTCGCCGGTGAGCGGGCCCAGTTGGCCGCGGAAGGAAGGGCGGTCTCCGGGGCCGTGACCCACCTGCGCTTCCGTGTCGAGAACAGCCAAGTACCCGCCGCGTCATAG